The DNA sequence CAAGCACTTCGCTCATCCTCTCGCCCTGCACTCTCCTTCCCCCTTCCACCTGCGGCGTAGTTTTGCCCAAATAAAAATCCAGCATAGGCTTCCCATTCGCAATAAATGAAATAACAAGGATCATAGTCCCTAAAAATATTATTTGCCGTTTTTTAGCTGGTCCAAATGATGAGGAGAACTGGCCCCATAAGAACACCCAAAAATACGCGCTCGATAATAATATTATCGGCACGAACGGCAAAATAAAACGGGGCGTTTTTGACCAAATAATAAAAATAGAGATCATTAACGGGACCCATGAAAAAATTCCCAGCAAAACGGCATTTTTGTCTTTCTTTATCAATAAAAATATGCCAAATATCGCGATCACAGTCATTATCCCGAACAAAGGGAACCAAGTATAATTAATGGCCAAAACCTTGAAATAATAGGTAATATTATTGATAAGACCATCGATAGGGAATGCCCCATCTGCGGAATATTTTTTATTCCAATAGATCAATCCCCATTTCCGTTCACTTTCGGGCCCGAACAACCACCAGATAGAAATGAGCAATGATGGGATGAAAACAAGCAGGTACTTCATAGCCCAGGCGGAAATAGGAAGAGGCTCGCGCTTTTGCGCATCAATGATCGCGGATATAAGATCGTAAACCGACCAACAAATGATGCTTGCTATTATGAACATTGCATAATTATATTTTGTCACTATACAGATGCCGGTTAAAATGCCTAGCGGCGCGATCCATGCCCATTTCTTTGTATTTTCAAGTTTCAAGAGACAATAAAAAGCGCCTACCGTCAAGAAAGCCCCAAGAATCTCGATCATATTGCTCGTTCCAAAAAAGACGATCAAATTTGACGTGACCATCAAGAACCAAGCTAATGCTCCGATCAATTTGCCTCGGTCAAGGCTTAGCTCCCTCCCTGTCAAATAGACCAGGATCAATATAAGAAAATAGATCGCCAAATTGGCCGCTCCTGCCGTTGCGTAACTCGCGCCGAAAAAGACAAAAAATATTGCAACTACCCAAGAATGAAAGAATGGCCAATGAGCCTGGTGGTGCGTATCGCGCCAAAAGCCGTCCCAATCGCCGGTCTCAACATCCCGAGCTATCATTGTGCTAAAAAGCGCATGGTGGGATTGGTCCCAGCTATAAACATCTGCCGGCATCACGACAAAATAAAAAAGAACAAGGCAGAGAACAAGTGAAAATAGAAAGACCATGATGATATCAATATTTTGTTTAAAGGATCGCTTCAGGCAATCAAGCATATTTATTCCTCCTCCGTTTTTTCCATTGCGAGTCGACCGCGCTTTTTTTGCGAAATAAAGGCTTAAGGTCGGGATCCATAAGATAGCCGATAAGCAGCATCACTTGAGGAATAAATTGTAAAATATTCCTTACGGCCGGAGTTACAAAGAAAAGCATATCGTATATTGGTTGTGCGATGACGAAGTAATAGGACATATAGCCGAAAAGGTTGAGCAATATGAGCGATAAAAGGCTCATATTAAAGTTCTGCGCGAGCTTTTTATAATTGAAGATAATAAGGAGCAGCAGGATGACCCAGATTATATTCCAATTGCTTCGGGAAAACAGGTAGTCCCCGAATACAACAACCAAAGCGGGAACCCTTGAAAAATCCATTTGGGCATTAAGCGAGAGCGAGTGGACGGAAGACGCGCCATGGCGAGAAAAAAATACTGCGTAAAACAAGTAAAACGCGCCGATCAAAACCGTTATCATGCTGATTTTTTTCAACAGCTTGAGCTTCCCAAAAGAAGCCATC is a window from the Candidatus Saganbacteria bacterium genome containing:
- a CDS encoding glycosyltransferase family 39 protein, with translation MLDCLKRSFKQNIDIIMVFLFSLVLCLVLFYFVVMPADVYSWDQSHHALFSTMIARDVETGDWDGFWRDTHHQAHWPFFHSWVVAIFFVFFGASYATAGAANLAIYFLILILVYLTGRELSLDRGKLIGALAWFLMVTSNLIVFFGTSNMIEILGAFLTVGAFYCLLKLENTKKWAWIAPLGILTGICIVTKYNYAMFIIASIICWSVYDLISAIIDAQKREPLPISAWAMKYLLVFIPSLLISIWWLFGPESERKWGLIYWNKKYSADGAFPIDGLINNITYYFKVLAINYTWFPLFGIMTVIAIFGIFLLIKKDKNAVLLGIFSWVPLMISIFIIWSKTPRFILPFVPIILLSSAYFWVFLWGQFSSSFGPAKKRQIIFLGTMILVISFIANGKPMLDFYLGKTTPQVEGGRRVQGERMSEVLDFFHKNTPPHSALIFGTSFVELSPYAFYLHLSPLRPGPVVNEFSLGQIKLQSGMYLADIKMLKGSPFIDGKDIKYDPEGHAEGPWNLFIKKNASHLDMVSEKYFPKLGFRVQIFRIK